The following coding sequences are from one Methanosarcina sp. WWM596 window:
- a CDS encoding glutamine amidotransferase family protein has translation MCGIIGFIDRTKSRMDGSSIKVALSLMNERGSGDGAGYAAYGIYPEYADYYALHVFFDNLAEPKKKVDELLQQWGEIVHQEEIPTTPQPGIRKVHIPWRYFFKPSKDLIAGRMNSENDVVTYIVMEVNANVKGATIFSSGKNMGVFKASGWPEDVANFYRIEDYKGYIWLAHNRYPTNSPGWWGGAHPFNLLNWSVVHNGEITSYGTNQRYVEGYGYKCTALTDTEVVAYLFDLLGRQHELSYEMVVRALAPPFWDDIDRMTAKEAELNKTIRLTYGSALMNGPFAIVVGTDNGIVGFTDRIKLRPLVVGENGSKLYISSEEAAIRTLDPEVKNIYTPRAGEPIIGRFIE, from the coding sequence ATGTGTGGAATAATAGGCTTTATAGATCGAACAAAGTCCAGAATGGACGGGTCGAGCATAAAAGTCGCCCTTAGCCTCATGAATGAAAGAGGTAGTGGAGACGGGGCAGGCTATGCTGCATACGGGATTTATCCCGAATATGCAGACTATTATGCTCTTCATGTTTTCTTTGATAACCTGGCAGAACCAAAAAAGAAGGTTGATGAACTCCTCCAGCAGTGGGGAGAAATCGTTCACCAGGAAGAAATCCCGACTACCCCACAGCCGGGAATAAGAAAGGTCCATATCCCCTGGAGATACTTCTTCAAGCCCTCAAAAGACCTGATAGCAGGAAGAATGAATTCTGAAAATGACGTTGTCACGTATATTGTCATGGAAGTAAACGCCAATGTAAAAGGCGCCACAATCTTTTCCTCGGGGAAAAATATGGGAGTCTTCAAGGCTTCCGGCTGGCCTGAAGATGTAGCAAACTTCTACAGGATTGAGGACTACAAAGGCTACATTTGGCTTGCTCACAACCGCTACCCGACAAACTCTCCGGGCTGGTGGGGAGGAGCCCATCCCTTCAACCTGCTTAACTGGTCAGTAGTGCACAACGGAGAAATTACCTCATACGGTACAAACCAGCGCTATGTCGAGGGATACGGATACAAATGCACTGCACTTACAGACACAGAGGTTGTAGCTTACCTTTTTGACCTGCTCGGAAGACAGCATGAACTGTCATATGAGATGGTTGTCCGGGCTCTTGCCCCTCCATTCTGGGACGATATCGACCGCATGACTGCAAAGGAAGCCGAACTCAACAAAACAATCCGCCTTACATACGGATCTGCCCTTATGAACGGACCTTTTGCTATTGTAGTAGGGACAGATAACGGCATTGTAGGCTTCACCGATAGAATTAAACTGCGCCCCCTCGTCGTTGGCGAAAACGGAAGCAAACTTTACATATCCAGCGAAGAAGCTGCAATAAGAACCCTTGACCCAGAAGTAAAGAACATCTACACTCCCAG
- the glnA gene encoding type I glutamate--ammonia ligase: MVQTKKCTTKEDVLEVVKERDVKFIRTQFTDTLGIIKSWAIPAEQLEEAFENGVMFDGSSIQGFTRIEESDMKLVLDPSTLRILPWRPATGAVARILGDVYLPDGNPFKGDPRYALKSAISEAKKMGFSMNVGPELEFFLFKLDANGNPTTELTDQGGYFDFAPLDRAQDVRRDIDYALEHMGFQIEASHHEVAPSQHEIDFRFSDVLSTADNVVTFKYVVKSIAYHKGYYASFMPKPLFGVNGSGMHSNQSLFKDGKNAFYDPDTPTQLSQDAMYYIGGLLKHIKEFTAITNPVVNSYKRIVPGYEAPIYITWSATNRSSLIRIPATRGNGTRVELRCPDPACNPYLAFALMLRAGLDGIKNKIEPGEPTNVNIFHLTEKERSERGIDSLPADLKEATDIMKGSAFVKEALGDHIFHHYLCAKDMEWNEYKAMVHPWELAKYLPML; encoded by the coding sequence ATGGTGCAGACGAAAAAGTGTACAACTAAAGAAGATGTATTAGAGGTTGTAAAAGAAAGAGACGTAAAGTTTATCCGAACTCAGTTTACGGATACACTCGGTATCATCAAAAGCTGGGCAATTCCTGCAGAACAACTGGAGGAAGCTTTTGAAAACGGTGTAATGTTTGATGGATCTTCGATTCAGGGCTTTACAAGGATCGAAGAATCTGATATGAAACTCGTGCTTGACCCGTCAACGCTCAGGATCTTGCCCTGGAGACCCGCAACAGGCGCCGTTGCCAGAATTCTTGGAGATGTGTACCTTCCTGATGGAAACCCCTTCAAGGGAGACCCGAGATACGCCCTGAAGAGTGCAATCAGTGAAGCTAAAAAAATGGGCTTCTCAATGAACGTTGGGCCAGAACTTGAATTTTTCCTTTTCAAGCTTGATGCAAACGGAAACCCTACAACCGAACTTACTGACCAGGGCGGATACTTCGACTTCGCACCCCTTGACCGTGCGCAGGACGTACGCAGAGACATTGACTATGCCCTGGAACACATGGGATTCCAGATAGAGGCATCCCATCATGAAGTCGCACCTTCCCAGCATGAAATCGACTTCAGATTCAGCGATGTACTCAGCACGGCAGATAACGTAGTGACTTTCAAATACGTGGTAAAGTCCATTGCATATCACAAAGGGTACTATGCCTCCTTCATGCCAAAACCCCTCTTTGGGGTAAACGGCTCAGGAATGCACAGTAACCAGTCTCTTTTCAAGGACGGGAAAAACGCATTCTATGACCCGGATACCCCTACCCAGCTTTCCCAGGACGCAATGTATTACATTGGTGGACTGCTGAAACACATAAAAGAGTTTACAGCTATCACAAACCCTGTAGTAAACTCCTACAAGAGGATAGTTCCCGGATACGAAGCACCGATTTACATCACCTGGTCTGCAACGAACAGGAGTTCGTTGATCAGGATCCCGGCCACCCGTGGTAATGGAACAAGGGTTGAACTCAGATGCCCGGACCCGGCTTGCAACCCTTACCTGGCCTTCGCCCTCATGCTGAGAGCCGGGCTTGATGGGATAAAGAATAAGATCGAACCCGGAGAGCCTACCAACGTGAACATTTTCCACCTTACGGAAAAAGAACGTAGCGAAAGAGGCATCGACTCCCTCCCTGCAGATCTCAAAGAAGCAACCGATATAATGAAAGGCAGCGCATTTGTAAAAGAAGCGCTCGGAGACCATATATTCCACCACTACCTCTGTGCGAAAGACATGGAATGGAACGAATACAAAGCAATGGTTCATCCCTGGGAACTTGCAAAATACCTCCCTATGCTGTAA
- a CDS encoding TspO/MBR family protein — protein sequence MNKVNVFRLLVSIILCQFVGAIGAIFTSSSLESWYLLLEKPAFNPPSWVFFPVWTTLYTFMGISLYFVWEKGLQQKEVKVGLFLFGLQLGLNILWSFLFFGLQSPYYAFLEIVLLWLSILLTAIQFWKISKTASYLLIPYLLWVSFATLLNYQIWVLNQ from the coding sequence ATGAATAAAGTAAATGTCTTTAGGCTTCTGGTTTCCATAATTCTCTGCCAGTTCGTAGGGGCAATTGGTGCTATATTTACATCTTCTTCTCTTGAAAGCTGGTATCTTTTGCTTGAAAAGCCGGCTTTCAATCCTCCTTCCTGGGTCTTTTTCCCTGTCTGGACAACGCTTTATACGTTTATGGGAATCTCCCTTTACTTTGTATGGGAAAAGGGACTGCAGCAAAAAGAAGTCAAGGTAGGACTTTTCCTTTTTGGGTTACAGCTGGGCCTTAACATACTCTGGTCTTTCCTGTTCTTCGGACTACAGTCTCCTTATTATGCCTTTCTTGAGATTGTCTTGCTCTGGCTTTCAATCCTGTTGACGGCTATACAGTTCTGGAAAATTTCAAAAACAGCTTCCTATCTCCTCATTCCTTACCTTCTCTGGGTCAGTTTTGCAACGCTGCTTAATTACCAGATCTGGGTTCTTAATCAGTAA
- a CDS encoding DUF1059 domain-containing protein codes for MKIVKCSDLGFKCSFMAAGNKLEEVEKAMFDHIEEKHKEELDKMSEDDIHHLKHRVSTLLGRSCGCGALHTDDL; via the coding sequence ATGAAAATTGTAAAGTGCAGCGATCTGGGGTTCAAATGCAGCTTCATGGCTGCCGGTAATAAGCTTGAAGAAGTCGAAAAAGCTATGTTTGACCATATAGAAGAAAAACATAAAGAAGAACTTGATAAGATGTCCGAAGATGACATTCACCATCTGAAGCATCGTGTATCAACCCTTCTAGGAAGAAGCTGCGGTTGCGGTGCCCTCCATACTGATGACCTTTAA
- a CDS encoding Hsp20/alpha crystallin family protein → MENPMPRIIKTPVIAMYHDDKHENLTIELELPDVMDENITLVMHENSFYLKAYSETVEYLGSFFLDGPVDPERAIAVNNNGMLTIKVPYKGGFVCARYVPIG, encoded by the coding sequence ATGGAAAATCCCATGCCCAGGATAATAAAAACCCCGGTTATTGCCATGTATCATGATGATAAACATGAAAACCTTACTATAGAACTTGAACTTCCAGACGTCATGGACGAGAATATAACTCTTGTAATGCATGAAAACAGTTTTTACCTTAAAGCCTATAGTGAAACTGTTGAATACTTGGGGTCTTTTTTCCTAGACGGGCCCGTAGATCCGGAAAGGGCTATTGCAGTGAACAATAATGGGATGCTCACCATAAAAGTCCCATATAAAGGGGGATTTGTTTGCGCAAGATATGTTCCGATAGGCTAA
- a CDS encoding Hsp20/alpha crystallin family protein: MKGPQIDKIHINILIGDFIWGNIMADILKLSPAICAYPDDTYENLKIEVVLPGVEKGNISFKVVEDGFYVKATKEGVEYADSYAVCCPINPEKATASYSNGVLKVTVPYQQPFENVVDVKIE, encoded by the coding sequence TTGAAGGGCCCTCAAATAGATAAGATACATATAAATATCTTAATTGGCGATTTTATTTGGGGGAATATTATGGCGGACATTTTGAAGTTATCACCGGCTATTTGTGCGTATCCAGACGATACATATGAAAATTTGAAAATAGAAGTGGTTCTTCCAGGAGTAGAAAAGGGAAATATTTCTTTTAAGGTTGTGGAAGACGGTTTTTATGTAAAAGCCACCAAAGAAGGGGTTGAATATGCTGACAGTTATGCAGTATGCTGCCCTATAAACCCGGAAAAAGCTACTGCAAGCTATTCAAACGGAGTCCTGAAAGTCACTGTTCCTTATCAACAACCTTTTGAAAATGTAGTGGACGTAAAAATTGAGTAA
- a CDS encoding P-II family nitrogen regulator, with protein MAKMYKIEAIIKPLKLHQVKDALDSAGFPSLTIIDVKGRGLQKGIVQQWRGKEYCVDLLPKTKVEVVVTEDKVEEIIQLIQSTAYTGEIGDGKIFVIPIETVVRIRTGERNGDAL; from the coding sequence ATGGCTAAAATGTACAAGATCGAAGCGATAATAAAACCCCTGAAACTGCATCAGGTAAAGGACGCTCTGGATAGTGCCGGGTTTCCAAGCCTGACAATTATCGATGTTAAAGGGCGTGGCTTGCAAAAAGGGATCGTGCAGCAATGGAGAGGAAAAGAATACTGTGTGGACCTTCTTCCAAAAACCAAAGTAGAAGTAGTTGTGACTGAAGATAAGGTCGAAGAAATCATACAGTTGATCCAGAGCACGGCATATACCGGAGAAATAGGGGATGGAAAAATATTCGTAATCCCTATTGAAACCGTAGTCCGGATAAGAACCGGAGAAAGGAATGGAGATGCCCTTTAA
- a CDS encoding ammonium transporter has protein sequence MKNVQGIGKLLIITCMMLIALSSPAFAATAEENAESIEEVQTALTFVWLLIASGLVFFMHAGFSLVEVGLTRSKNTANILMKNFMTVVIGILVYWAVGWGVMYGADAAGLIGTNQFFLAGADNALWNGWFFQMVFAATGATIVSGAMAERTNFKAYLVYCVLMVAVIYPVYGHWVWSGADAALLTGAESPIVKAIGVASHDFAGSGVVHSIGGYSALAGVLLVGARIGKFKDGKAIPIPGHNLTFAFLGTLILALGWLGFNGGSTLDGNDPYMNLVIVNTFLAAAAGAVVTMAITWMKTGKPDPSLSANGLLGGLVAVTAPCGSISNWAAIVIGIVAGIIIYAGVMFNENTLKLDDPVGAIAVHGYCGSWGLISVGLFSIGIGNGILADATYAAEVPGLFYGGGISLLLIQLISVLCSIVWAFGISFIIFKILNAVIGLRVSAEEEILGLDISEHGIRAYPEYLMREE, from the coding sequence ATGAAAAATGTGCAAGGAATAGGAAAATTACTGATAATTACCTGTATGATGCTTATAGCGCTGTCCTCACCGGCATTTGCTGCAACGGCGGAGGAAAACGCAGAATCCATTGAAGAGGTGCAGACTGCACTGACTTTCGTATGGCTGCTTATAGCAAGTGGTCTGGTATTCTTTATGCATGCAGGCTTCTCCCTCGTGGAAGTGGGGCTTACAAGGAGCAAAAACACTGCAAACATCTTGATGAAAAATTTCATGACGGTTGTCATCGGTATCCTGGTCTACTGGGCTGTAGGCTGGGGCGTAATGTACGGGGCCGATGCGGCAGGACTTATAGGAACTAACCAGTTCTTCCTGGCAGGTGCGGACAACGCGCTCTGGAATGGATGGTTCTTCCAGATGGTCTTCGCTGCCACCGGAGCAACGATCGTTTCGGGAGCAATGGCTGAGAGGACCAATTTCAAGGCTTACCTTGTTTACTGTGTCCTGATGGTTGCAGTTATTTACCCTGTATATGGACACTGGGTCTGGAGCGGGGCTGACGCAGCTCTCCTAACCGGAGCCGAAAGCCCGATTGTGAAGGCAATCGGAGTCGCAAGTCATGACTTTGCAGGTTCTGGAGTCGTGCACTCAATCGGAGGATATTCTGCTCTTGCAGGTGTGCTCCTTGTGGGCGCAAGGATAGGAAAGTTCAAGGATGGAAAAGCCATACCTATTCCGGGTCACAACCTGACCTTTGCCTTCCTGGGAACCCTGATTCTGGCTCTTGGGTGGTTGGGGTTCAACGGTGGGAGTACCCTTGACGGAAACGATCCCTACATGAACCTGGTAATAGTCAACACCTTTCTGGCAGCAGCTGCCGGTGCGGTCGTGACCATGGCCATCACCTGGATGAAAACCGGAAAGCCTGACCCATCACTCAGTGCAAACGGGCTCCTCGGTGGGCTTGTAGCAGTCACCGCTCCCTGTGGTTCTATATCAAACTGGGCAGCTATTGTAATAGGAATCGTAGCCGGTATTATCATTTATGCCGGAGTCATGTTCAACGAAAATACACTGAAACTGGACGACCCAGTCGGTGCAATCGCCGTACACGGATACTGCGGAAGCTGGGGCCTGATCTCTGTGGGGCTCTTCTCCATAGGAATCGGAAATGGAATCCTTGCAGATGCAACATACGCTGCTGAAGTGCCAGGGCTCTTCTACGGAGGAGGAATCAGCCTGCTGTTGATCCAGTTAATATCAGTACTGTGTAGCATTGTCTGGGCTTTTGGGATCTCGTTCATAATCTTCAAAATCCTTAACGCCGTAATCGGACTCAGGGTATCTGCAGAAGAAGAAATACTTGGCCTGGACATCAGTGAACACGGAATCAGAGCATATCCCGAATACCTGATGAGGGAGGAATAA
- a CDS encoding ATP-binding cassette domain-containing protein → MTANVIEVNGLEHEYGSIKAVDNISFNVKEGEIFSFLGPNGAGKSTVINILTTLRKIQKGEAKVNGYDVAKESKYVRQSIGIVFQMLCLDHEMTVCENLEYHGKIYSMPKKERKIRIEELLKLTELEHKRDTLAKELSGGMKRRLELARGLMTKPAVLFLDEPTIGFDIQTRMRMWDYLREIKKEGTTIFLTTHYMEEADQLSDRISIIDYGKIIVTGTADELKNKLGKDLIYLETDDNETVAEILRAMGSVKTVTEDTKSLRVMIGEDVTHVLPQIIEKIRKAGIEITTINIKKPSMDDVFVHYTGHGLREGEPQEKSEGINNEGVSE, encoded by the coding sequence GTGACCGCAAATGTCATAGAGGTCAATGGCCTTGAGCATGAATATGGCTCTATAAAAGCCGTTGATAATATCAGTTTTAATGTGAAAGAGGGGGAAATCTTCTCATTTCTTGGTCCAAATGGAGCAGGCAAGAGTACTGTGATTAATATTCTTACGACTCTTAGGAAGATCCAGAAAGGAGAAGCTAAAGTAAACGGGTATGATGTGGCAAAGGAATCAAAATATGTAAGACAGTCAATTGGTATTGTTTTTCAGATGCTTTGCCTTGACCACGAAATGACTGTATGTGAGAATCTGGAATACCACGGTAAGATCTATTCAATGCCGAAAAAAGAACGAAAAATACGTATTGAAGAGCTTTTAAAACTAACGGAGCTTGAACACAAAAGGGATACCCTGGCAAAAGAGCTGAGTGGTGGTATGAAGAGAAGACTGGAGCTTGCAAGGGGATTGATGACGAAACCTGCAGTTCTTTTCCTGGATGAACCAACAATAGGTTTTGACATCCAGACCAGAATGAGAATGTGGGATTATTTGAGAGAGATTAAGAAAGAAGGCACTACGATATTCCTGACCACCCATTATATGGAAGAAGCCGATCAGCTCAGTGACAGGATTAGCATAATTGACTATGGAAAAATTATCGTAACCGGAACAGCAGATGAATTAAAGAACAAACTCGGTAAAGACCTTATTTATCTGGAAACCGATGATAATGAAACCGTTGCAGAGATTTTAAGAGCAATGGGGTCAGTAAAAACCGTAACCGAAGATACAAAATCTCTGAGGGTTATGATCGGAGAAGATGTAACTCACGTACTTCCTCAAATTATAGAGAAAATCAGAAAGGCAGGAATAGAAATTACGACCATAAACATCAAAAAGCCTTCCATGGATGATGTTTTCGTTCACTACACCGGGCATGGTTTGAGAGAAGGAGAACCGCAGGAAAAAAGCGAAGGAATAAACAACGAGGGGGTCTCTGAATGA
- a CDS encoding ABC transporter permease: protein MNFEFQAIYWREMVKFFRFKSTLISSLIQPVMWLAFFGLAMSGSFDQLTAMIPPLEGVRNVDYLSYMGAGIIAMDVLFSSLFGGTSLMFDKKFSLLRETLASPTPRFHIILGVGLSGVTKAFIQTFIIIGFGKLIGMDFFSGYTLTETLISITGIFLLVGIFSLGFLFLSGSIAITIDNPEGMQSILTLFSMPLFFISNALYPIDAFPAVLRFLSMFNPLTLLADGIRYFALGNNFTVMGIHYMYTPADIIISFLGLLFFASVMLSTALWRFEKVDV, encoded by the coding sequence ATGAATTTCGAATTTCAGGCCATATATTGGCGAGAAATGGTGAAGTTTTTCAGATTCAAATCGACGCTTATTAGTTCATTGATCCAGCCTGTGATGTGGCTGGCATTTTTCGGACTTGCAATGTCAGGTAGTTTTGACCAGCTGACCGCTATGATCCCGCCCCTCGAAGGGGTACGGAATGTTGATTACCTTTCCTATATGGGCGCAGGAATAATTGCTATGGATGTGCTGTTCAGCAGCCTTTTTGGTGGGACTTCTCTTATGTTTGACAAAAAGTTTAGTCTGTTAAGGGAAACTCTCGCAAGTCCGACACCCAGATTTCACATCATCCTGGGTGTCGGGCTTTCTGGCGTAACGAAAGCATTTATTCAAACTTTCATAATAATAGGGTTTGGGAAACTGATTGGAATGGATTTCTTTTCGGGGTATACACTTACTGAAACTCTTATTTCAATTACAGGCATCTTTTTACTTGTAGGAATTTTCTCTTTGGGTTTCCTTTTCCTTTCAGGTTCTATTGCCATCACAATTGATAACCCTGAAGGAATGCAGTCTATTCTTACCCTGTTCAGTATGCCCCTGTTCTTTATAAGCAATGCATTATATCCCATTGATGCCTTCCCTGCTGTCCTCAGGTTTCTCTCAATGTTTAATCCGCTAACACTTCTGGCAGATGGAATCCGTTACTTTGCTTTAGGGAATAACTTTACTGTAATGGGTATTCACTATATGTATACTCCAGCAGATATCATCATATCTTTCCTGGGCCTTCTGTTCTTCGCCTCCGTAATGTTATCTACGGCACTCTGGAGGTTCGAGAAGGTGGATGTGTAA
- a CDS encoding hydantoinase/oxoprolinase N-terminal domain-containing protein encodes MHYSLGIDAGGTYTDAVLIKDSDGEIVDSNKALTTYPDPLAGIKKVIEGLNSEYLKNVKLVSVSTTLSTNTILEGTGFPVALILIGDHPLEKELPTRHVLFAKGGHNHNGEEVSPLDLEAIDEFALSVKDKVSAFAVSSYFSIRNPEHELKVRDSILKLTGLPAVCGHELSQELGAYERAVTAFLNAQLIPVTRQFVQSIIAEIRKLGINAQLLMLKCDGSVVGIKDALEKPIETIFSGPAASLVGASYLSGLKTCAVVDVGGTSTDISSICMGVPDLSDEGAIVGGWKTRVRAIRMETTATGGDSHIWTVDRELFLGPRRVIPLAVAAVQYPDFLNNLKRTSIPAREDLGENIQPTKFFVRSGYPAGELSKAEVEVLGAIGDEPVSVQEIKAFIRKDLLPQTLDSLIQKRLVQAIGFTPTDALHVLGNYAAWNEEASRIGAERLSRLMRMTPGEFCTAVKKRVARNMVLSLLSYLLQGVPYTAIEKILDGNYPAKFKLGIPVVLLGGPVRAHRKELEEFIDAEILVPEHAEVGNAVGALAGKGIKRVEILIRPARLVSPDADFLVFAPGRRLRFDSYTEALNAATELGKKIVTDYMKDCGLSGNQVDVSIDKKTISPEGWTHPPMETNLLVMGVGMRRLPD; translated from the coding sequence ATGCATTATAGCCTTGGAATTGATGCTGGGGGTACTTACACCGATGCAGTGCTCATAAAGGACTCGGATGGGGAAATTGTAGATTCAAATAAAGCTCTTACTACCTATCCTGATCCCCTTGCCGGTATCAAAAAGGTAATTGAGGGTCTTAATTCGGAGTATCTCAAAAACGTAAAACTTGTTTCGGTTTCCACCACGCTGTCCACAAATACTATCCTTGAAGGGACAGGTTTTCCCGTAGCCCTTATTCTCATAGGGGATCATCCCCTTGAGAAAGAACTGCCCACAAGACATGTGCTCTTTGCTAAAGGAGGGCATAACCACAACGGAGAAGAGGTGTCCCCTCTTGACCTTGAAGCTATCGATGAATTTGCCCTGAGCGTAAAGGACAAAGTATCAGCTTTTGCCGTATCTTCTTATTTTAGCATACGTAACCCTGAACATGAGCTTAAAGTGAGGGACTCCATACTTAAGCTTACAGGGCTACCTGCGGTTTGCGGGCACGAACTCTCGCAGGAACTGGGAGCCTACGAAAGGGCAGTTACAGCTTTTCTGAACGCACAGTTGATCCCTGTAACCAGGCAGTTTGTACAGTCCATTATTGCAGAGATAAGAAAACTGGGAATTAATGCCCAGCTTCTTATGCTAAAATGCGATGGTTCGGTGGTAGGGATAAAAGATGCCTTGGAAAAACCAATCGAAACTATCTTTTCAGGCCCTGCAGCAAGCCTCGTAGGTGCATCTTACCTTTCAGGGCTGAAAACTTGTGCGGTTGTGGATGTGGGAGGGACAAGTACCGATATCTCCTCAATCTGTATGGGAGTCCCTGACCTGAGTGATGAAGGAGCAATTGTGGGTGGCTGGAAGACGCGGGTTCGGGCAATCCGGATGGAGACAACAGCTACAGGTGGAGACAGCCATATATGGACTGTGGACAGGGAACTCTTCCTCGGGCCAAGAAGAGTCATACCCCTCGCAGTGGCTGCAGTGCAGTACCCGGATTTTCTGAATAACCTTAAAAGGACCTCCATCCCTGCCAGAGAAGACCTCGGCGAAAATATCCAGCCCACAAAGTTTTTTGTCAGGTCAGGCTACCCGGCAGGCGAACTGAGCAAAGCTGAAGTTGAAGTGCTGGGGGCAATCGGAGATGAACCAGTTTCCGTGCAAGAGATCAAAGCCTTTATTAGAAAAGATCTTCTCCCTCAGACCTTGGACTCCCTTATTCAAAAGCGCCTTGTCCAGGCAATCGGTTTTACACCAACTGATGCTTTACATGTGCTTGGAAACTATGCAGCCTGGAACGAAGAAGCCTCCCGAATAGGGGCTGAAAGGCTTTCGAGGCTCATGCGCATGACGCCTGGGGAATTCTGCACTGCCGTAAAAAAGAGGGTGGCAAGGAACATGGTGCTTTCTCTCCTTTCATATCTCCTGCAAGGAGTGCCATACACAGCCATTGAAAAAATCCTGGATGGAAACTACCCTGCAAAGTTCAAGCTTGGAATCCCTGTTGTCCTGCTCGGTGGCCCTGTGCGAGCGCACAGGAAAGAACTCGAAGAATTCATAGACGCTGAAATTCTCGTTCCCGAACATGCCGAAGTAGGAAACGCAGTAGGAGCTCTTGCAGGAAAAGGCATCAAAAGAGTGGAAATTCTGATCAGGCCTGCACGCCTGGTGTCTCCAGATGCTGATTTTTTAGTCTTTGCGCCCGGAAGAAGGCTAAGGTTTGATTCATACACAGAAGCCCTGAACGCAGCAACAGAACTCGGAAAAAAGATTGTTACGGACTATATGAAAGACTGCGGTCTTAGTGGAAACCAGGTTGATGTTTCCATTGATAAAAAGACCATCTCACCTGAGGGCTGGACCCATCCCCCTATGGAAACAAATCTACTGGTAATGGGGGTAGGAATGCGAAGGCTGCCTGACTGA
- a CDS encoding metallophosphoesterase has product MKVLLIADIHANLEAFQTVLDVPHDRAICLGDIVDYGPDPDKCIDLLKKKGIPTIRGNHDNAVAFKMDCQCGYKYKHLSIATREYTWEVLDKSYMEYLQNLPLVLKEEIDGKKLFLTHASPRSMFEYIKPETSDEDIMAMLADPMEPVNAEFLVVGHSHIPMNRKLGNLTIINPGSVGQPRDRDTRASCAVFNTETGETEIFRLEYDIDAVCTKIEERMPHAEELTDILRRGY; this is encoded by the coding sequence ATGAAAGTCCTGTTGATAGCCGATATCCACGCAAACCTTGAAGCCTTCCAGACAGTCCTTGATGTTCCGCATGACAGGGCAATCTGCCTTGGAGATATAGTGGACTACGGGCCTGACCCGGACAAATGCATAGACCTCCTGAAAAAAAAAGGAATTCCCACTATCCGGGGCAACCACGACAACGCTGTTGCCTTTAAGATGGACTGCCAGTGCGGATATAAGTACAAGCACCTCTCAATCGCAACCCGGGAATATACGTGGGAAGTTCTCGATAAGTCATATATGGAATATCTGCAGAATCTTCCTCTCGTCCTCAAGGAAGAGATCGATGGAAAGAAGCTTTTTTTAACCCATGCAAGCCCAAGGTCTATGTTTGAATACATAAAGCCTGAGACTTCGGATGAAGATATCATGGCAATGCTTGCAGACCCGATGGAACCTGTTAATGCCGAATTCCTCGTAGTCGGGCACTCACATATTCCCATGAACAGGAAATTGGGAAACCTGACAATCATAAATCCGGGTTCTGTGGGACAGCCAAGAGACAGGGACACAAGGGCAAGTTGTGCAGTCTTTAACACAGAAACCGGAGAAACTGAAATCTTCCGACTTGAGTATGATATCGATGCAGTCTGCACGAAAATAGAAGAACGAATGCCGCATGCAGAGGAACTGACAGACATTCTCAGAAGGGGATACTAA
- a CDS encoding putative zinc-binding protein, producing MTDRPSLIYNYYIKRRNTLIFACSGLSNTGKLTMQAASTLTFRRPDIYRAAAAHKGVEATENAASESFRIMALDGCTDRCDTKKLDEAGIQADVSLMVTELGIEKTRPSDVNPEYIEKNYPGYKRIKSII from the coding sequence TTGACTGATCGTCCCTCACTTATATATAATTATTACATAAAAAGAAGAAATACCCTCATTTTTGCCTGTTCAGGTCTCTCGAACACCGGAAAACTTACCATGCAGGCAGCTTCAACTCTCACCTTCAGGAGACCGGATATTTATCGAGCTGCTGCTGCGCACAAAGGAGTTGAAGCAACAGAAAATGCAGCCTCCGAAAGCTTCAGAATTATGGCTCTTGATGGTTGCACTGACAGGTGTGATACAAAAAAGCTCGACGAAGCCGGAATACAGGCTGATGTTTCCCTTATGGTCACGGAGCTCGGGATTGAAAAAACCAGACCTTCGGATGTAAACCCAGAGTATATAGAAAAAAATTATCCGGGCTATAAAAGAATTAAATCAATTATATGA